Proteins encoded within one genomic window of Alteribacter populi:
- a CDS encoding nucleotidyltransferase domain-containing protein produces the protein MYGLLDRDLHYILEALKKFDEIESVILFGSRAMGNYKKGSDVDIALKGGKISSEVMSELDEMLNEVNPLPYFFDIIHYEAVNNDNLIEHIDKVGKELYRKE, from the coding sequence GTGTATGGATTATTAGATCGTGACCTCCATTATATATTGGAAGCCTTAAAAAAATTTGATGAGATAGAAAGTGTTATTCTTTTTGGTAGTCGCGCAATGGGGAATTATAAAAAAGGGTCCGATGTTGATATTGCGCTTAAAGGGGGAAAAATATCAAGTGAAGTAATGTCCGAATTGGACGAAATGTTAAATGAGGTAAATCCCCTTCCATACTTTTTTGACATCATTCATTATGAAGCAGTAAACAATGATAACCTAATCGAACATATTGATAAAGTCGGAAAAGAGTTGTATCGAAAAGAATAA
- a CDS encoding MDR family MFS transporter, giving the protein MNRYQRKIIIALLIATFLAAIEVTVVSTAMPSITRDLGGLDLISWVFAIYLLTYAVMTPIFGKLADLFGRKKIFITGATLFLIGSALCGLSQSMEQLILFRAVQGIGAGALMPMTFTIVGDVFSYEKRAKAQAIIGSIWGIAGVFGPLVGGFFVDFLTWHWIFYINIPFGLIAMYLIGKNLEEKIEKRKRSIDFGGAITFIIGTGALLYALLSGGNEIAWNDQLMFYLFGIAFLFLVTFVVIQLKVAEPMIPFHLFKNRHLFIANLCGLLMGSILIGLTAYLPLWVQGVLLLPATFSGLTLIPMSIGWPLGAFLSSKFMVNLGAKPIALTGVSFIAASTFALTFISSTTPNLVLIVIMFFVGFGFGLSMTMFTVIVQSSVGWNNRGAAASSNAFLRTLGQTLGITVLGTVLNQYIGGHTNNGTDVAPELLATGLHSVFIILFILAGLSVLATSLLPKEEPEGADQTSKG; this is encoded by the coding sequence ATGAATCGTTATCAACGTAAGATCATTATTGCACTGCTTATTGCAACTTTCCTGGCGGCGATTGAGGTGACAGTGGTTAGTACGGCCATGCCTAGTATCACAAGAGATCTCGGTGGGCTCGATTTGATTAGCTGGGTGTTTGCCATTTATCTGTTAACGTATGCTGTGATGACACCGATTTTCGGGAAGCTTGCTGATTTATTTGGTAGAAAGAAGATTTTTATTACAGGGGCTACTTTGTTTTTAATTGGTTCTGCTTTGTGCGGGCTTTCTCAGTCGATGGAACAACTGATTCTGTTTCGGGCGGTACAAGGGATTGGCGCTGGGGCATTGATGCCGATGACGTTTACGATTGTGGGAGACGTTTTTTCCTATGAGAAACGAGCAAAAGCCCAGGCCATCATTGGCTCGATTTGGGGAATTGCCGGCGTTTTTGGACCATTAGTGGGCGGTTTTTTTGTTGATTTTCTCACATGGCATTGGATCTTTTACATCAACATTCCATTCGGTCTTATAGCGATGTACTTAATCGGTAAGAATTTAGAAGAAAAGATCGAGAAACGAAAACGCTCGATCGATTTTGGCGGGGCGATCACGTTCATTATCGGAACAGGCGCATTGCTTTATGCTCTCCTTTCGGGCGGGAATGAGATTGCCTGGAATGATCAGCTTATGTTTTACCTGTTTGGCATCGCATTCTTGTTTTTAGTGACGTTTGTTGTGATCCAACTGAAGGTAGCTGAACCGATGATCCCGTTTCACTTGTTTAAAAACAGGCATTTATTTATTGCAAATCTATGTGGATTACTGATGGGCTCCATCCTCATTGGGTTAACGGCTTACTTACCGCTTTGGGTACAAGGCGTCCTACTTTTACCCGCGACGTTTTCCGGATTAACCTTAATTCCGATGTCAATCGGCTGGCCGTTAGGGGCGTTTTTGAGCAGCAAATTCATGGTTAATTTAGGAGCAAAGCCAATTGCCCTTACTGGAGTTAGTTTTATTGCCGCCAGTACTTTCGCGCTAACCTTCATTTCTAGTACCACACCTAATCTCGTTCTGATTGTTATTATGTTTTTTGTAGGATTTGGATTTGGTTTATCGATGACGATGTTTACGGTTATTGTGCAGTCCTCAGTCGGTTGGAATAATCGAGGCGCGGCAGCATCGTCCAATGCCTTCCTCAGGACGCTCGGGCAAACGCTCGGAATTACCGTTTTAGGAACCGTCTTGAACCAATACATCGGAGGTCATACGAACAACGGAACCGATGTCGCACCTGAGCTTCTTGCCACAGGACTTCATTCTGTCTTTATTATTTTATTTATTCTCGCAGGGCTAAGTGTTCTAGCCACGAGTTTACTTCCGAAAGAAGAGCCTGAAGGGGCGGATCAAACTTCAAAAGGATAA
- a CDS encoding nucleotidyltransferase substrate binding protein: protein MGPLKDIRWRQRFENFEKSYKLLEKYAKEDIHSEIEKAGIIQFFEMTFELAWKVLKDYLEAQGFIVRSPRETIKQAYQIGIIDDGHTWIDALSKRNLTTHTYDEAFADKFVQEIKQTYFPLFKALYEKLLEDE, encoded by the coding sequence ATGGGTCCGTTAAAAGATATACGTTGGAGACAGCGATTTGAAAACTTCGAGAAGTCCTATAAGCTTTTAGAAAAGTATGCCAAAGAAGATATACATTCAGAAATAGAGAAAGCGGGGATTATTCAATTTTTCGAAATGACTTTTGAGTTAGCTTGGAAAGTACTGAAGGATTATTTGGAAGCACAAGGTTTTATTGTGAGAAGTCCCCGAGAAACGATTAAACAGGCTTATCAAATCGGAATCATTGACGATGGCCATACTTGGATAGATGCTTTATCAAAGCGAAATTTAACAACCCATACATATGATGAAGCATTTGCAGACAAATTCGTACAAGAAATAAAGCAAACGTACTTTCCATTATTTAAAGCACTTTATGAAAAATTATTAGAGGATGAGTAG